From the genome of Ignavibacteriales bacterium, one region includes:
- the fsa gene encoding fructose-6-phosphate aldolase encodes MKFFIDTANIKEIKEAASYGLLDGVTTNPSLVAKEGKNFRELLDEILKIVDGPISAEVVSIDYDGIMKEAHELAKIHKNIVVKVPLIKEGIKAVKSLSDEGINTNVTLCFSPSQALLAAKAGATYISPFVGRLDDISIDGMALVQQIIQIYENYNFKTQVLVASVRHPLHLVDAALMGAHVATMPFDVIEKLFKHPLTDLGLEKFLSDWKKSNQK; translated from the coding sequence ATGAAATTCTTTATAGATACAGCGAACATTAAGGAAATTAAAGAAGCCGCTTCTTATGGTTTACTTGACGGCGTTACTACTAATCCCTCTCTAGTTGCAAAAGAAGGAAAAAACTTCCGGGAACTGCTTGATGAGATCTTAAAAATTGTTGATGGTCCGATCAGTGCGGAAGTTGTTTCAATCGATTATGACGGAATTATGAAAGAAGCACACGAACTTGCTAAAATTCATAAAAACATAGTTGTTAAAGTTCCGTTAATTAAAGAGGGAATTAAAGCCGTAAAATCGTTGAGTGATGAAGGAATTAATACAAATGTTACGTTATGCTTTTCACCGTCTCAAGCATTACTAGCGGCTAAGGCAGGGGCAACTTATATAAGTCCTTTTGTAGGAAGACTTGATGATATTAGTATTGACGGTATGGCTTTAGTACAACAAATTATACAGATATATGAAAACTACAATTTCAAAACTCAAGTGCTTGTAGCAAGTGTCCGCCATCCGCTTCATCTTGTAGATGCGGCTTTAATGGGTGCTCATGTAGCAACAATGCCGTTTGATGTTATTGAAAAATTATTCAAACATCCGCTCACTGATTTAGGATTAGAAAAATTCTTGAGTGACTGGAAAAAATCAAACCAAAAATAA
- a CDS encoding Rne/Rng family ribonuclease, with amino-acid sequence MNKEIIINSSTSQNHVAITEDGNLVDFFVDHPEKRRMVGDVFLGKVARVMPGIRAVFIDIGMKHDAFLHFSDIGERTEALQSMLDEDNDTDDSDDDDKDESVAQTPEETKPLPPRPEQRDHRQITKLHKGEEILIQIIKEPVKDKGVRCTSSISIPGRFCVLLPLDDKIGVSKKIYDFRERKRLRRIARGILPSNCGLIIRTAAKDQSEESLSGDLKYLVKIWEDMQEDAKKQEPPFLLYKDLSTTISVIRDLFTPDVSKVFVDSKKLFKEIRNYVQFIQPALIDRIELYKEDQSIFEAFKIDEQIKGLMGRKVPLPSGGHIVIEHTEAMVVIDVNSGRYAAKKEQELNSLKTDLEASREIVRQLRLRDIGGLIVVDFIDLEDDKNRKKIYDELKKEFKKDRAKIALLPMTEFGLMQITRERIRENILQSMNEACPYCMGTGYLTKKSNLMHEIDHWLRRFKAEGKGTSLTLKVHPSLGEKLKVGFISPLRKIQLRYFVRLKLIEDEKISPQHFYFISTKTGDDITADFV; translated from the coding sequence ATGAATAAAGAAATAATTATTAATTCTTCTACATCGCAGAATCATGTTGCGATTACAGAAGACGGAAATCTTGTAGATTTCTTTGTAGACCATCCGGAAAAACGCAGAATGGTCGGCGATGTTTTTCTCGGCAAAGTTGCCAGGGTGATGCCGGGTATACGAGCAGTTTTTATCGACATCGGCATGAAGCACGACGCGTTTCTTCATTTCTCGGATATCGGAGAACGTACAGAAGCATTGCAAAGCATGCTTGATGAAGATAACGATACCGATGACAGCGATGACGACGATAAAGACGAGAGTGTTGCACAAACACCGGAAGAAACAAAACCGCTTCCTCCCAGACCGGAACAGAGAGACCACCGGCAAATTACAAAGCTTCATAAAGGGGAAGAAATATTAATTCAGATTATCAAAGAACCGGTTAAGGATAAAGGCGTTCGCTGTACATCTTCAATTTCAATTCCGGGTCGATTCTGTGTTCTGCTTCCTCTTGATGATAAGATCGGCGTATCAAAAAAGATTTATGATTTCAGAGAACGGAAAAGATTACGCCGTATTGCACGCGGAATTCTTCCTTCAAATTGCGGATTGATAATACGTACCGCCGCAAAAGATCAAAGTGAAGAATCTCTTTCAGGTGATTTAAAATATCTTGTGAAGATCTGGGAAGATATGCAGGAAGATGCAAAGAAGCAGGAACCGCCGTTTCTTCTTTACAAAGATTTGAGTACAACAATAAGTGTTATAAGAGATCTATTTACTCCCGATGTTTCAAAAGTATTTGTGGATTCAAAAAAACTTTTCAAAGAAATTCGAAACTACGTTCAATTCATACAACCGGCATTAATTGATAGGATAGAGTTATACAAAGAAGATCAATCAATTTTTGAAGCGTTCAAGATTGACGAACAGATAAAAGGTTTGATGGGAAGAAAAGTTCCTCTTCCGAGCGGCGGACATATTGTTATTGAACATACGGAAGCAATGGTTGTTATTGATGTTAACAGCGGACGATATGCGGCAAAGAAAGAACAAGAATTAAATTCACTTAAGACCGATCTTGAGGCTTCGCGCGAAATCGTGCGCCAATTACGTCTGCGTGATATCGGCGGATTGATTGTAGTCGATTTTATTGATCTTGAAGACGATAAAAACCGTAAGAAAATTTATGATGAATTGAAAAAAGAATTTAAGAAAGACCGCGCTAAAATTGCTCTTCTTCCGATGACAGAATTTGGTTTAATGCAGATAACACGCGAGCGGATTCGCGAAAATATTTTGCAGTCTATGAATGAAGCTTGCCCATATTGCATGGGAACAGGATACCTTACAAAAAAATCCAACTTGATGCATGAAATTGACCATTGGTTAAGGCGCTTTAAAGCTGAAGGTAAAGGAACATCGCTTACATTGAAAGTTCATCCATCACTTGGTGAAAAACTAAAAGTAGGCTTTATTTCTCCGCTGAGGAAAATTCAGCTAAGATATTTTGTTCGTCTAAAACTTATTGAAGATGAAAAAATTAGTCCGCAACATTTTTATTTCATCTCTACTAAAACCGGTGATGATATAACAGCTGATTTTGTGTAA
- the dusB gene encoding tRNA dihydrouridine synthase DusB, translated as MKVGNLDIGNKLFLAPMAEVTDSSFRKICKEMGAGITFTQMVSAEGVIKNNFETLRHFSFNRSEKPIGVQVLGNDPEILFEAAKEISKHKPDLIDLNCGCPVEKVCSKNMGASLLDDPKTIGKLVRKMVDGSNGVPISVKIRLGKDKSRINVFDNARAIQDNGASLIFVHGRTRADKYDTIADWTWLKKVKEILTIPVVGNGSMFSPLDIKEMIDSTGCDSAMIARGALGNPFIFSRFNRLIETGIDPGEPDSSVVSQTVLQHINNLENEFGEFIALDKAKKHSIWYFKNHSGVKFLLDRVFSIKNLTDLRTLITKHADNILHTPINIDEHAIIHKKFQRKVLFWLAEENANVTG; from the coding sequence ATGAAAGTCGGCAACCTCGATATTGGCAATAAATTATTTTTAGCCCCGATGGCGGAGGTTACCGATTCTTCTTTTCGTAAAATTTGTAAAGAAATGGGTGCGGGAATTACGTTTACTCAAATGGTAAGCGCAGAAGGAGTTATCAAAAATAATTTTGAAACACTCCGTCATTTCTCATTTAACCGCTCTGAAAAACCAATCGGTGTGCAGGTTCTTGGCAACGATCCGGAAATCCTTTTTGAAGCCGCGAAAGAAATTTCAAAACATAAACCGGATTTAATTGATCTTAATTGCGGCTGCCCGGTTGAAAAAGTTTGTTCTAAAAATATGGGCGCTTCTCTGTTAGACGATCCTAAAACTATTGGTAAACTCGTTCGTAAAATGGTTGACGGATCTAACGGTGTTCCAATTTCGGTTAAGATCCGGTTAGGTAAAGATAAATCACGTATCAATGTTTTTGATAATGCCAGAGCAATTCAGGATAACGGCGCTTCATTGATTTTTGTTCATGGAAGAACGCGAGCGGATAAATACGATACAATTGCAGATTGGACCTGGCTGAAAAAAGTAAAAGAAATTTTAACAATTCCTGTTGTTGGTAATGGTTCAATGTTCTCTCCCCTTGATATAAAGGAGATGATAGACTCAACCGGATGCGATTCCGCTATGATCGCACGCGGTGCACTTGGAAATCCATTTATATTTTCCAGATTTAATAGATTGATAGAAACCGGAATTGATCCCGGCGAGCCGGATTCATCAGTTGTAAGCCAAACGGTATTACAGCATATAAATAATTTAGAAAACGAATTCGGCGAGTTCATTGCTCTCGATAAAGCAAAAAAACATTCGATCTGGTATTTCAAAAATCATAGCGGAGTAAAGTTTTTACTCGATAGAGTATTCTCTATAAAAAATTTGACCGATCTGCGTACGCTTATTACCAAGCACGCGGATAATATTTTGCATACTCCTATCAATATTGATGAGCATGCAATAATTCATAAAAAATTTCAAAGGAAGGTTCTTTTCTGGTTAGCTGAAGAAAACGCTAACGTTACCGGATAA
- a CDS encoding lysylphosphatidylglycerol synthase transmembrane domain-containing protein, translated as MTSGKTNNQLAKVAGYFFPVILTILFLYFAFKGIDLQKSFALIAQSSLIAIFLYVVVFFASHLARALRWRYMINSVKKDVTTFHLFGAVMVGYGVNCVIPRLGELYRGLFFGRWESISRTSVIGTIVVERVIDITTFALAALISVSLYSGNLYEEVSWLKTSLTVGYILIFLVTVFLFLLVRYQQLFKKIFLKLAAKINKNLESRLEVLFNTLISGLSSIKGTKNIIMLVIWSVVILLFYALNSYVGFYIFGMEATGRATFTTAWIVMTISSFSAMIPTPGGTGPYHLISIFVLTQLFKFGYEVSAAYALLTHFISYLLFVLSTLIIIYIVNVSRLKKGLKKESFLSVFSIHSDEK; from the coding sequence TTGACCTCAGGTAAAACAAATAATCAACTGGCAAAAGTAGCAGGTTATTTTTTCCCGGTCATCCTTACAATTCTGTTTCTCTATTTTGCATTTAAAGGTATTGATCTTCAAAAATCCTTTGCTCTCATTGCTCAATCATCTTTGATCGCAATTTTCCTATATGTAGTTGTTTTTTTTGCTTCACATCTTGCCCGCGCACTCCGGTGGCGTTATATGATTAACTCTGTTAAGAAAGATGTTACAACGTTTCATCTTTTCGGTGCCGTAATGGTTGGATACGGAGTGAACTGTGTTATTCCCCGTTTGGGAGAACTTTACAGAGGCTTATTTTTCGGCAGATGGGAAAGTATTTCTCGCACTTCGGTGATTGGAACGATTGTAGTTGAGAGAGTAATAGATATTACAACATTTGCATTAGCCGCATTAATTAGTGTCAGTCTATATTCAGGCAATTTATATGAAGAAGTCAGCTGGTTGAAGACGTCTCTTACCGTTGGGTATATTTTAATTTTCTTAGTAACGGTATTTTTGTTTTTGCTTGTTCGTTACCAACAACTATTTAAAAAAATATTTTTAAAATTGGCAGCCAAAATTAATAAAAACCTTGAAAGCCGTTTGGAGGTTCTATTTAATACTCTAATCAGTGGTCTCTCAAGCATCAAAGGGACAAAAAATATTATAATGCTGGTTATATGGTCCGTGGTTATTCTTCTTTTTTATGCTTTAAATTCCTATGTAGGTTTCTATATTTTTGGAATGGAAGCTACCGGCAGGGCTACTTTTACTACTGCATGGATAGTAATGACTATCAGCTCATTCAGCGCTATGATACCAACACCTGGTGGAACAGGTCCCTATCATTTAATTTCAATTTTTGTGCTGACCCAGCTTTTCAAGTTTGGTTATGAAGTAAGTGCTGCTTATGCATTGCTTACACACTTTATTTCTTATTTGCTTTTTGTGTTATCAACACTAATCATAATATATATTGTGAACGTAAGTCGTTTAAAGAAAGGTCTCAAAAAAGAATCGTTCCTTTCGGTATTTAGTATTCATTCGGATGAAAAATGA
- the gcvT gene encoding glycine cleavage system aminomethyltransferase GcvT encodes MKKTKFYSIHEKLGAKIVDFAGYQMPVQYSSIIAEHKVVRNSVGVFDVSHMGEIFIRGERALDFVQHITVNDAAVLVNGRVQYSAMCYPDGGIVDDLLVYRINEKEFMLVVNASNKDKDFAWMKENNNFGVDIIDESDEYSLLAVQGPNSKKVVEKICDKPLDLEYYYFFFAKVAGIDMIVSRTGYTGELGYELYFKGGEAEAVKVWNALFDAGKDSGIQPVGLGARDSLRLEMGFCLYGNDIDQTTNTLEAGLGWITKLKKTEFIAKGVLLKVKEDGLKRKLIPMISDEKAFPRHGYDLSVDGKVVGHITSGTVSPVLDKAIAMGYVDSQYCKEGNKINFVIRGKEIPAVVTKLPFVKN; translated from the coding sequence ATGAAAAAAACAAAATTTTATTCGATTCATGAAAAGCTTGGCGCTAAGATAGTCGACTTTGCCGGGTACCAGATGCCGGTTCAATATTCTTCAATTATTGCGGAACACAAAGTAGTTCGCAATTCGGTTGGTGTATTCGATGTTTCTCACATGGGCGAAATATTTATCCGCGGAGAGCGCGCATTGGATTTCGTACAGCATATTACAGTTAATGATGCTGCAGTTTTAGTAAACGGAAGAGTTCAATATTCTGCCATGTGTTACCCAGATGGAGGAATTGTAGATGATCTTCTTGTTTACCGTATTAACGAAAAAGAATTTATGCTTGTTGTTAATGCTTCGAACAAAGACAAAGATTTTGCGTGGATGAAAGAGAACAACAATTTTGGCGTTGATATCATTGACGAAAGTGACGAATATTCTCTTCTGGCTGTTCAGGGTCCAAATTCAAAAAAGGTTGTTGAAAAAATTTGCGATAAGCCGCTGGATCTTGAATATTATTATTTCTTCTTTGCAAAGGTTGCCGGTATTGATATGATCGTCTCGCGTACCGGATATACCGGTGAACTCGGATATGAATTATATTTCAAAGGCGGAGAAGCCGAAGCAGTAAAAGTTTGGAATGCTTTATTTGATGCCGGAAAAGATTCCGGAATCCAACCTGTAGGTCTAGGTGCACGCGATTCCTTACGTCTTGAAATGGGTTTCTGTTTATACGGAAATGATATTGATCAGACAACAAACACACTCGAAGCTGGACTTGGCTGGATTACAAAATTGAAAAAAACCGAATTCATTGCTAAAGGTGTTTTGCTGAAAGTAAAAGAAGATGGATTGAAGAGAAAATTAATCCCGATGATTTCAGACGAGAAAGCATTTCCGCGTCACGGATATGATTTATCTGTTGATGGAAAAGTTGTAGGTCATATCACGAGCGGAACAGTAAGCCCGGTCCTAGACAAAGCAATTGCCATGGGTTATGTTGATTCTCAATATTGTAAAGAAGGAAATAAAATAAATTTTGTAATCCGCGGTAAAGAAATTCCAGCCGTGGTTACTAAACTTCCATTTGTTAAAAATTAA
- a CDS encoding 2-phosphosulfolactate phosphatase produces the protein MKINVHYSNLHFDDLYFSGKTSVVIDILRASTVIVTALTNGAREVIPVGTVDFAMKVSGNAFGGQTILSGERNTKKVEGFNLGNSPLEYTPDVVSGKSIILYTTNGSKAIVKAKFSENLFICSFNNLPTIANHLLFLNKDVEIICAGTNGNFNLEDAVCAGRLISEMDKVSTDLEISDSGRASLVLNKSFGKSINKMLKETEHGQLLIENGFGADIKECAQFGTTNLIPYYISGSIKKLETGTAQNNLANEPKVS, from the coding sequence ATGAAAATTAATGTTCATTATTCAAATCTGCATTTTGACGATCTTTATTTCAGCGGGAAAACTTCTGTTGTTATAGATATTCTCCGCGCTTCGACTGTTATTGTTACCGCACTTACCAACGGTGCGCGTGAAGTTATTCCTGTGGGCACAGTAGATTTTGCAATGAAAGTTTCCGGAAATGCGTTCGGTGGTCAAACAATTCTTAGCGGAGAACGAAACACAAAAAAAGTTGAGGGTTTTAATCTCGGCAATTCACCGTTGGAATATACACCTGATGTTGTATCTGGAAAATCAATTATCCTTTATACTACAAACGGATCGAAAGCAATTGTTAAAGCAAAATTTTCAGAAAATCTTTTCATCTGCAGTTTTAATAATCTTCCAACTATAGCCAATCATCTCTTGTTTCTTAATAAAGATGTTGAAATTATATGTGCCGGAACCAACGGTAATTTTAATTTGGAAGACGCCGTCTGCGCTGGAAGACTTATTAGCGAAATGGATAAAGTGAGCACCGATCTTGAAATAAGTGATTCAGGGCGTGCGAGTTTGGTCTTAAATAAATCTTTTGGCAAAAGCATTAATAAGATGTTGAAAGAAACCGAACACGGACAGCTTTTAATTGAGAACGGTTTCGGTGCTGATATTAAAGAATGTGCGCAATTTGGAACTACCAATTTGATTCCGTATTATATTTCCGGTTCAATTAAGAAGTTAGAGACCGGAACAGCACAAAATAATCTTGCAAACGAACCCAAAGTTTCTTAA
- a CDS encoding DNA translocase FtsK 4TM domain-containing protein: MPKKIKSKESSSSAGENFFVVSPEKKKKLLAIFLIVLALLIFFSILSYSRDDESYFPYNFLGLFGVFNGNPELMDKAATTHNWLGIFGAYMSHFFIRSTIGYFSLIFPTIMFLWGYTVLSKEKNFKLALYFSNFLLVIGILISTFFGMLQYTPEISLLVDYHELSGKIGFFFGTIISKFLGGLGSIIFLSAAILVTLIIAFDFKFSAMIEFIKNLFKDKEKEDVKIASPLNVNVEDNLDKIKNLRSESKLKSLFKSKDEDAEEEIIEPKTKITIVKKDQSERNAAPGTEKATESKSKKGEAKPKEDDDIIPAVDKAAEATMPDQWEEKIDYKPPTFTLLTPPDDEEIKVNESELKRNAALLKDKLALFDIQIDDITVTPGPVVTLYEIVPAPGVKISRIVSLEHDIALALAARGIRIIAPIPGKSAIGVEIPNAHASIVRASSVLKKIAESKDELPLALGKTISGEVYITDLAKMPHMLIAGSTGSGKSVGINMILNSLIYAKHPSDVKFVIIDPKKIELSFYKKLSKHFLAVSPDLEEEIITNPSNALLALKAVEYEMEKRYDKLAKVGVRNIVDYNKKVLNPKSRPKDTDEMKHHKMPYIVVVIDELADLMITSGKEVEEPIARLAQLARAVGIHLILATQRPSVNVITGVIKANFSARMAYQVATKIDSRTILDMNGAEQLLGMGDMLFLPGGMPKPIRIQNAFISTEEVEKITNFIYVQKGFSKRYFLPSLYDKRKEAQGDFMSDLDPMFEEAARVIVRHQQGSVSLLQRRLKLGYSRAARIVDQLEQAGIVGPSEGSKAREVIVDSEEQLETILRSL, from the coding sequence ATGCCGAAGAAAATTAAATCAAAAGAAAGTTCTTCTTCTGCGGGAGAAAATTTTTTTGTTGTTTCTCCGGAAAAGAAAAAAAAACTGCTTGCCATTTTTTTAATTGTTTTAGCCCTTTTAATTTTTTTCAGTATCCTCTCTTATTCGCGCGACGATGAATCCTATTTCCCTTACAATTTTTTAGGATTGTTCGGAGTTTTTAACGGCAATCCAGAGCTGATGGATAAAGCGGCAACAACTCATAACTGGCTTGGAATTTTTGGCGCTTATATGTCGCACTTTTTTATCCGCTCAACAATTGGTTATTTCTCTCTAATTTTTCCAACCATTATGTTCCTATGGGGCTATACCGTCCTTAGTAAAGAAAAGAATTTTAAATTAGCTCTATACTTTTCGAACTTTCTTCTAGTCATAGGAATTTTGATTTCGACTTTTTTCGGAATGCTTCAATACACTCCGGAGATCTCTCTACTTGTAGATTACCATGAGCTTTCCGGTAAAATCGGATTCTTCTTCGGAACAATAATTAGCAAATTTCTTGGTGGACTCGGCAGCATAATTTTTCTAAGCGCGGCAATTCTTGTTACACTAATTATTGCATTCGATTTCAAATTTAGCGCGATGATTGAATTCATTAAGAATTTATTCAAAGATAAAGAGAAGGAAGATGTAAAAATTGCGTCTCCGCTTAATGTTAATGTTGAAGACAATCTTGATAAGATCAAAAACCTTCGAAGCGAAAGCAAATTAAAATCTTTATTCAAATCTAAAGATGAAGATGCCGAAGAAGAAATTATAGAACCGAAAACTAAAATAACGATTGTTAAAAAAGACCAGTCGGAGAGAAATGCAGCACCCGGCACTGAAAAAGCTACTGAATCAAAATCGAAAAAAGGGGAAGCTAAACCCAAAGAAGATGATGATATAATACCGGCGGTTGATAAAGCGGCAGAGGCAACTATGCCGGATCAATGGGAAGAAAAAATTGATTATAAACCACCTACATTTACTTTGCTAACTCCGCCCGATGATGAAGAAATAAAAGTTAATGAAAGTGAATTAAAACGAAACGCCGCACTGCTAAAAGATAAACTGGCTCTCTTCGATATTCAGATTGATGATATTACTGTTACTCCCGGTCCGGTAGTAACGCTTTATGAAATTGTTCCGGCTCCGGGTGTAAAGATCAGTCGCATTGTTAGTCTTGAACACGATATTGCATTAGCGCTTGCCGCACGCGGTATTAGAATCATTGCACCTATTCCGGGCAAAAGCGCGATAGGTGTAGAAATTCCTAATGCCCATGCTTCTATTGTAAGAGCGAGTTCGGTTCTAAAAAAAATAGCTGAATCAAAAGATGAACTTCCGTTAGCGCTTGGTAAAACAATCTCCGGCGAAGTTTATATTACAGATTTGGCAAAGATGCCGCATATGTTAATTGCCGGTTCAACCGGTTCAGGTAAAAGCGTCGGCATCAATATGATCTTGAACAGTTTGATCTACGCAAAACATCCATCAGATGTAAAGTTCGTAATTATTGACCCGAAGAAAATAGAATTATCATTTTATAAGAAACTCAGCAAACATTTTCTTGCTGTCTCGCCGGATCTGGAAGAAGAGATAATTACAAATCCATCCAACGCACTCCTTGCATTGAAAGCCGTTGAATATGAAATGGAAAAACGTTACGATAAACTCGCTAAGGTTGGAGTGCGTAACATTGTTGATTACAACAAGAAAGTTTTAAATCCGAAATCACGGCCAAAAGATACTGACGAAATGAAACATCATAAGATGCCTTATATCGTAGTTGTAATTGACGAGTTGGCGGATCTTATGATTACATCAGGTAAAGAAGTTGAAGAACCGATTGCGCGTCTAGCTCAGCTAGCCCGTGCTGTAGGGATTCATTTGATACTTGCAACACAAAGACCTTCTGTAAATGTTATTACAGGCGTTATTAAAGCGAATTTCAGCGCGCGTATGGCTTACCAGGTTGCAACCAAAATCGATTCCAGAACTATTCTTGATATGAACGGCGCGGAGCAATTACTTGGAATGGGCGATATGTTATTTTTACCGGGTGGAATGCCAAAACCGATCCGTATTCAAAATGCATTTATCTCAACCGAAGAAGTTGAAAAGATTACAAATTTCATTTACGTTCAAAAAGGTTTTTCAAAAAGATATTTTCTTCCTTCTCTTTATGATAAGCGGAAAGAAGCTCAGGGCGATTTCATGAGCGATCTTGACCCGATGTTTGAAGAAGCAGCGCGTGTTATTGTCCGGCATCAACAAGGTTCTGTATCACTGCTGCAAAGAAGATTAAAGCTTGGGTATTCCCGTGCCGCGAGAATTGTTGATCAGCTTGAACAGGCAGGTATTGTTGGACCTTCCGAAGGAAGTAAAGCACGCGAGGTTATTGTTGATAGCGAAGAACAACTCGAAACTATTTTGAGATCATTATAA
- the lolA gene encoding outer membrane lipoprotein chaperone LolA: MKTKIFILICFISSLVFPQSANEFIKKIQNKFKSINNFTADFSQNYFDAQGHDQGKTSGKFSYKRKNRFIVDLNNQFIVSDGQTVWNNDKRFNRVVISKLSDDPTSFSLERFIFDYPPLCKSKIIKEENSQKGEGCIELTPKDQDMEFKYVKIWISSDGMISRLEVLDRGDMRYAFQFTDLKINQDLPDARFTYYPPKGIKIIDLR; the protein is encoded by the coding sequence ATGAAAACGAAAATCTTCATATTAATTTGCTTCATTTCATCACTGGTTTTTCCGCAGTCTGCTAACGAGTTTATTAAAAAAATACAAAACAAGTTTAAATCAATAAATAATTTTACGGCAGATTTTTCACAAAACTATTTTGATGCACAGGGACACGACCAGGGTAAAACATCCGGCAAGTTTTCGTACAAAAGAAAAAATAGATTCATTGTTGATCTAAATAATCAGTTCATTGTTTCCGATGGACAAACAGTTTGGAATAATGATAAACGGTTTAACAGAGTTGTAATAAGTAAATTATCTGATGATCCGACATCGTTTTCACTTGAACGCTTTATATTTGATTACCCGCCGCTCTGTAAAAGTAAAATTATAAAAGAAGAGAATTCACAAAAAGGAGAGGGCTGCATCGAACTTACTCCAAAAGATCAGGACATGGAATTCAAGTATGTTAAAATTTGGATTTCGAGCGATGGTATGATTTCAAGATTGGAAGTTCTTGACCGCGGAGATATGCGGTATGCTTTTCAGTTTACCGATTTAAAAATAAATCAAGATTTACCGGATGCACGATTTACATATTATCCCCCCAAAGGAATAAAGATTATTGACCTCAGGTAA